Proteins encoded by one window of Anguilla rostrata isolate EN2019 chromosome 9, ASM1855537v3, whole genome shotgun sequence:
- the LOC135264284 gene encoding protocadherin alpha-C2-like isoform X1 encodes MPAVLLLNAKMSARAVSPFGRYVSFLFVSVALWGAAFSVTHYSIPEEMEEGSIVANLAADLGLNVGVLSKRQIRLDIIGNKKYVEVNKNTGELYILEKIDRESLCTIKTFSCFLKMDAVIENPRRIFNIELEITDINDNAPHFRRDKDQLDISESAAPGERFSLTNAIDPDVGSNSVQTYRLSESEYFTIEIQSGRDGSKFADLILKKALDREEQAVHNLILTAVDGGVPARSGTASIIVRVLDTNDNAPQFDRDMYSVNVTENSPIGTPVTQLRAADADDGPNAEVVYSFSIYTSEKTQETFDLNPSTGEIKVKGGIDYEETKMYEIQVEAKDKGAVQRSAQCKLTVFVVDMNDNYPTISIASFKNPIKENVPIDTVIALISVSDRDSGENGKVDFSVNRPLPFSLQVTSEGYYALLVSEPLDREKVPEYDITLTVRDRGTPPLYDNETLTLQLLDVNDNAPQFPKSFYTIPVMENNAPGSLLSSVTAFDPDLHENQYLVYFIVEKEIYNTSMSMLFSINPEDGNLYALRTFDYERENEFLFHIEARDSGFPPLSSNVTVHIIILDQNDNTPVIVSPWRAQGSVVEEAIPRSTDKGYLIAKVIAIDADSVQNSRITYQFLQITDATLFSLDQYNGEIRTMRIFSYRDPRHQRLVIVAKDNGDPSLSATVTIKLSTVEHVIKAFSDTTEFPLEYDIFSDLNLYLVIGLGSVSFLLLITILVIIVLKCQKPKPAKPTPPCRNSVISQRNSTIADSTLVSSDAYWYSLFLAETRKGKVVVRQPIPKGAGYMVSSLPRGTGLTETSGSRASTLQYSK; translated from the exons ATGCCCGCTGTTCTCCTTTTGAATGCGAAAATGTCAGCGCGTGCTGTGTCGCCTTTCGGGAGGTACGTTTCGTTTCTCTTTGTCTCCGTTGCTTTGTGGGGAGCTGCGTTTTCAGTCACCCATTACTCAATCCCTGAAGAAATGGAGGAAGGCTCAATCGTGGCTAATTTAGCGGCAGATCTAGGGCTCAATGTTGGCGTTTTAAGTAAACGACAAATACGGCTTGATATCATAGGCAATAAAAAATACGTAGaggtaaacaaaaacacaggagaACTGTACATTCTGGAGAAAATAGACAGAGAATCGTTATGCACAATAAAGACATTCTCTTGCTTTCTTAAAATGGATGCTGTTATTGAAAACCCGCGGcgaatatttaatattgaattgGAAATTACGGACATAAATGACAACGCGCCACACTTTCGAAGGGATAAAGACCAGTTGGACATATCAGAATCAGCCGCCCCTGGAGAGAGGTTTTCCCTAACTAACGCCATAGACCCGGATGTCGGCTCAAATTCGGTGCAGACGTACCGTTTGAGTGAAAGCGAGTATTTTACTATTGAAATTCAGTCGGGGCGAGACGGATCCAAGTTCGCAGATTTAATTCTGAAAAAGGCTTTGGACCGGGAGGAGCAGGCTGTACACAATCTAATACTCACCGCTGTAGACGGAGGAGTCCCGGCGCGGTCCGGCACCGCCAGCATCATCGTGCGCGTGCTGGATACGAATGATAACGCTCCTCAGTTCGACCGGGATATGTACTCGGTGAATGTAACGGAGAATTCCCCGATAGGAACGCCGGTCACGCAACTGCGCGCTGCAGACGCGGACGACGGGCCGAATGCAGAGGTCGTGTATTCCTTCAGTATATACACGTCTGAGAAAACGCAAGAGACGTTTGACTTAAACCCCAGCACCGGTGAAATTAAAGTCAAAGGAGGAATTGATTAtgaagaaaccaaaatgtacgAAATTCAAGTGGAGGCCAAGGACAAGGGTGCCGTTCAGAGGTCAGCGCAATGTAAGTTAACTGTGTTTGTCGTTGACATGAATGACAACTATCCCACCATCAGCATAGCCTCATTTAAGAACCCAATCAAAGAGAATGTCCCTATAGACACTGTTATAGCTCTGATCAGTGTGAGCGATCGAGACTCTGGGGAGAACGGGAAAGTTGATTTCAGTGTTAACCGACCTTTGCCCTTTTCACTTCAAGTGACCTCTGAGGGCTACTATGCACTGCTGGTTTCAGAACCTTTGGATCGTGAAAAAGTTCCGGAGTATGacatcacactcacagtcagagacagaggcacGCCCCCTTTGTATGATAACGAAACGCTCACGTTGCAGCTACTGGATGTGAACGACAACGCGCCTCAGTTCCCCAAATCATTCTACACCATCCCAGTGATGGAGAACAACGCGCCGGGATCACTGCTGAGTTCTGTTACCGCCTTTGATCCGGACCTGCACGAGAACCAGTACCTGGTTTATTTCATTGTAGAAAAGGAGATATATAACACGTCAATGTCAATGCTGTTTTCCATTAATCCGGAGGACGGTAATCTTTACGCGCTGAGGACTTTTgactatgagagagagaatgagttcCTTTTCCACATTGAGGCCAGAGACTCGGGATTTCCTCCCCTCAGCAGTAACGTCACCGTCCACATCATTATCCTGGATCAGAACGACAACACGCCGGTCATAGTCTCTCCCTGGCGAGCGCAAGGCTCTGTAGTGGAGGAAGCGATCCCGAGATCCACTGATAAAGGATATCTGATCGCCAAAGTGATCGCCATTGACGCAGATTCTGTGCAGAACTCTCGGATCACGTACCAGTTTCTACAGATTACTGACGCCACTTTGTTTAGTCTGGATCAATACAACGGGGAAATCCGGACAATGAGAATTTTCAGTTACCGAGATCCGCGTCACCAGAGGCTGGTTATTGTCGCCAAGGACAACGGAGATCCGTCTCTTTCCGCTACAGTGACTATTAAGTTATCAACTGTGGAGCACGTCATCAAAGCGTTTTCGGACACCACAGAATTTCCTTTGGAATATGATATATTTTCAGACTTAAACCTGTATCTGGTGATCGGTTTGGGCTCGGTGTCGTTTCTGTTATTGATCACTATCCTGGTGATCATCGTGCTGAAGTGTCAGAAACCGAAGCCCGCCAAACCGACCCCTCCCTGCAGGAACAGCGTGATTAGCCAGAGGAACTCCACCATAGCGGACTCCACCCTGGTCTCCAGCGATGCCTACTGGTACAGCTTGTTTTTAGCGGAGACGCGGAAAGGAAAGGTGGTGGTTAGGCAGCCGATACCGAAGGGGGCCGGATACATGGTTTCCAGTTTACCCAGAGGCACGGGCCTGACGGAGACCAGCGGATCCAGAGCTTCCACTCTGCAG TACTCAAAATGA